The Zonotrichia albicollis isolate bZonAlb1 chromosome 6, bZonAlb1.hap1, whole genome shotgun sequence genome window below encodes:
- the SYNJ2BP gene encoding synaptojanin-2-binding protein produces the protein MNGSVAGGGYAEEIISLTRRPSGLGFNIVGGTDQQYIANDNSIYVSWIKKDGAAYLDGRLQEGDKILAINGKDLKDLRHKDAVELFRNAGYYVSLKIQRRLQPQNGPVGHGGDGESGGLPLAAILVPGLALAATAVWILLRYRQRM, from the exons ATGAACGGCAGCGTGGCGGGCGGCGGCTACGCCGAGGAGATTATCAGCCTCACCCGCAGACCCTCAG GGTTAGGCTTCAACATTGTTGGTGGGACAGATCAGCAGTACATTGCCAATGACAACAGCATCTATGTCAGCTGGATCAAAAAGGATGGGGCAGCTTACCTTGATGGCCGATTACAAGAAGGAGATAAAATTTTAGCG ATCAATGGCAAAGACTTGAAGGATTTGCGGCACAAGGATGCTGTGGAACTGTTCAGGAATGCAGGCTATTACGTGTCTCTGAAAATTCAGCGCAGG ttGCAGCCACAGAATGGCCCTGTGGGTCATGGAGGAGATGGAGAATCAGGTGGGCTTCCTCTGGCAGCCATTCTTGTGCCAGGCCTGGCGCTTGCTGCGACAGCAGTCTGGATCTTGCTGAGGTATCGACAGCGGATGTGA